Sequence from the Spirochaetota bacterium genome:
CGCGAGGAAGTCCGCGCGGTCCATCATCATGCCCGCCTTGATCACCGCGTACATGGCCGCGCCCGAAATGGCCCAGGGCGCGCCGCTCCTCAGTTCATAAATTTCCTTGAGCCGCGCGCGGATCGCGTTGTAGAGCTTCACGCTCGCGGCGAGCTTTTCGTCGGTGATTGTCACGCCCATCGCCTTCTCGAGGTCGCGCCGGAACTTGTGCATCACGTCCTTCATGTAGTCGCGCGCGCTGTCGGTGGTGAGCTTGACCGGGAGCACGACGTCCAGGTGGAATTTGAACTTCGTGTTGAGCCTCCAGATGTCCGAAAGCCTCTGTATCGAATCGCAGGTGTGGGGGAACACCGTCCCCTCCAGGAAGGAAAGGCTGCCGTCCAGCGCCTCTTCCAGTCCCCCGCGCACCAGCGAGCAGCTGTACGCCTGCAGGTGCGCGTCGGCGAGGGTTATGTTCTTGCCCGTCCCGAATATCCTGAACGGGAGCGCGCCCGCGGCGTGGATGATCTCCTCCGGCGCGTAGCTGCAGAAGTATCCCACGACCTTGCCGCCAGTCCGCGCCTTCCAGTCCTTCGCATACGCGTAAGGATCGTTCACTACTTTATTGAAGATGGCTTCCATCTGCATACCCCCGTGTTATTTGTTGCCCGTGAACTTGCCCTCGGCCTTGAGCCTCGCGATCTCCTGGTCTTCGATCTGCTTGAAGGCGACCTTCCCCACCAGGGTGAGCGGCAGGTCCTTCCGGAATTCCACCTCGCGCGGGCAGCTCCACTTGATGATCGTTTTCTGGCAGTGCTTTATAATCTCCTGCTCCATTTCCTTCGTTTCCTGGGACGGATCTTTGAGAACGACGAAGGCCTTCACGCGCTCGATCTGCTCGCGGTCCGGCACCCCGATCACGCAGGCCATCTTGACGGCCGGGTGCTTGTAGATTTCGGCCTCCACCTGGGACGGGTACACGTTCATCCCCGATGATTTTATCATACGTTTCTGCCGAAGTCTAAAATAAAAGAAGCCGTCGGCGTCCATGCTGCCCAGGTCGCCGGTGTGAAGCCACACATCGCCGTCGGCGTGCTTCCGGAGGACCTCCGCGGTCTCCTCCGGCTGGTCAAGGTAGCCAAGCATCACGGCGGGCCCTTTGAGGCAAATCTCGCCCTCTTCGCCCGCCGGGACCTCATCCATAGTCCCGGCCTTCACGATCTTCGCGTCCATGTCCGGGAAGGGCACGCCTATGCTGTTCTCGCGGTATTCCATGAGGGGCATGGCCATGATGCCGGTGACCGCCTCGGTGAGCCCGTAGCCTTCAAGGAGCTTCACGTTGCCGCCGCCGCCGCCCCGCACCACTTCTTCAAAACGCTCCTTGACGACCCGGGGAAGCGAATCGGCCCCCGAAAAACAGCCGCGCAGGCACGAGAGGTCGGTCTTGTGGAACTTGGGATTGTTGTTGAGCGCCTCGAAGAGCGTGGGTACGCCCACGACGAAGGACGGTTTCTTCTTCTTGATGAGACTGGCGACCTGCTCGGCGGTGAACTGCGGGATCATGATGCATTTCCCGCCACCCATGAAGCTCGAGTTCACGCACACGCCAAGTCCAAAGCCATGGAAGATGGGGAGGATGGCGAGGATGGAGGCGTCCTGATCCAGTCCCACCCAGTTCGCGCACTGGAGCCCCTCGGCGATGAAGTTATAGTTCGAAAGCATGATGCCCTTGGGCTTGCCGGTGGTCCCGCCGCTGTAGAGGATGACCGCCATGTCGTCGGTCTTCATGTCGCTCGCGGGCACGTTGGGGAGCTTTTCCTTCATGAGGTCGGCGAACCAGCGTACCTTCGGGTCGGCCGGCACTTTTGGGATCTTCCGTCCCATCGTGAGCTTGAAACCAATGCCCTTGAGGGCCGGCAGGTAATCGGGCAGCTTCGTGAGTATCAGCGCATCGAGAGGGGCGTTTTTCATGGCCGATTTGAATTTGCCGTAGAAGGCGTCCAGGGTGAGGGCGAAGCGGCTCTTGCTGACCTGGATGTAAAACTCGATCTCCGCGACGGTCGACAGCGGGTGGATCATGCTCGCGATCGCCCCCAGCTTGTTCGCGGCGTAGAAGCATATGACGCCCTGGGGGCTCGTGGGCATCGATATCGTGATCCGGTCGCCTTTTTTAAGCCCCATCTTCGCGAGCGCGGCCGCGCAGCGGTCTATCTCGCCGATAAACTTTCTGTAGGTTGAGGTGAGTCCCAGGAAATCGTACGCGATCGATTCGGGACGTCGCTCGGCCGTCATGCGCACCACCTCGTACATGGTCACTTTCGGGTAATCGATGGACTTGGGAACATTACCGTAAAACTTGGTCCAGGGACGTGCGCTGCTCATCGTAGGCCTCCAGGGGGATGAATTGGTTGTACTATAATGCCGTACACTATACTACATTGTAGTTTTTTATTCTTGTATGTCAAGAAAATATTTGCTAATATTTAACCCATGCCCAATGGTGGGCTCCGCTGGAAACCAATGCAATGACTACGAAGAAAAAGCCGGCAAAACAGAAGGCGCGCGGGAACGGGCAGAAGCTCATCCAGTCGATAGAGCGCGCCGTCGACATACTCGCCCTGTTCATCGCGGAGAAGAACTCGATCGGGATCACCGAGTTCGCGCAGAAGATGAAGCTCCCCAAGACCACGATCCAGGGGATCGTCCAGACCCTTGCCGCGCTCCACATGCTCGAAAGGGACCCCGCAAGCGCGAAGTACCGCCTGGGGCCCATGCTCTTCCAACTGGGCATGAAGTACGCGACCAACCTCGATTTCGTCAACATCACGCGCGGATGGGTTGAGCGCCTCTGCTACCAGTACCGCCAGCCCGTGAACGTGGGCATGATGGTGGGGGACCGCGTGATCCTGGTCCTTCGCGTAGAGCCGGAGAACCGCTTCATGGTCTTTCCTCAAGTAGGCTCGGTCCTGCCCGCGCACTCGACCTCGATCGGCAAGATGCTCCTCGCGCATATAGACGACGCGCGCCGGGAGGAGCTCCTGCGCGATTACCGCTTCGAGGGCCTGACCCTGAACACCATCACCGACCGCACATCGTTTATAAGGGAGCTTGAGCGCGTCCGGTCGGAGGGGGTGAGCTTCGATGACCAGGAAAACATCATGGGGCTCTCCGGCGTGGGGGCGCCGCTCTACAACCACACGGGGCAGGTGGTCGCGGCCTTCGCGCTTACCGGCGACACCGCGGTCATCAACGAGAAACGCGCGGACATCATCGACACGATCAAGAGCATCTCGAAGATAGTCTCGGACCAGCTGGGGTATACGGCGGGGTGACCCTTCGACTCCGCTCAGGGGGCACCTTCGGCTTCGCTTGGGGAGCACCTTCGGCTTCGCTCAGGGGGCGGTGCTTTGACCCACCCGAAGCATCCTTCCCCGCCACCGCTCGTTGAGCGTAGCCGAAACGAGCCGGGCATCCGCGCACCGGGAAAAGTTATAAAAACCCGCACACACCTTGACGGTCCTGTCCATAATGCTGATATTAATACCGATAACAGATTCGCACCCCAGTTAAAATTTGAGGCATCAATATGGGGATCAATGAGGCGCTGCTGGACCAGAAACTGGCGGAACTCGAAAAGTCCCGGGCGTGGAGTCCGCGTCTCGTCTCCAAGCTTGAAAGCCTGATCAGGTCTCCGGACGAGGAGCAGCTTTTCAGGATAAACCCACTGCAATTCGCGAAGGAGAGGAACATTTCCGAATCCGAATCGATCGACCTGTTCCTGCACGCATCCAATTCGGGCCTGTTTCAGATCAACTGGGAACTGGTCTGCCCCCAGTGCGGAGACCATATCAACAGTTTCAGCCACCTGCAAAGCCTGGACACGCAATTTTTCTGCCAGCTTTGCAGTCTCAAGTCGGAAGCGAGCATGGATGATTTCATCCAGGTGAATTTCACTATTTCCGAATCGATCCGTCCCATCGCATTCCACTTTCCGGAAAAACTGTCGCTGGAAGATCTCTGGGCAAAGGCGCGCTTCAGCAGGGAGGGCCACTACCCCGACGGCGCGCGCTTCGGTGAATCCGTATTCAGAACCGCACGCGGTCACGGATACATCGAGCCCGGTACGTCCGCCGCGTTTGATATAGAACTGGAATCCGGCGGCCTGTTCGCCCACGACCTGCTCATGAACAAGGGATTTTTCATACCTGTCGGTGACGCTCGTTCCGCCGCACCCCAGCACCTCTCGGTGCTCTACCACGATGGAGACTATGTCATCGATCAAACGCAGCTGTCATCCGGCCCGTCGATCGTTCGGGTTGAAAACCCGTCGACAGACCGCTGTTCACTGGCTTTTTTCAATATCGCGAACGACACGGTGAAACAGCCTATCGTGTTCGATCCCTTCCTCACCGGGAAGCGCCTTCTCACCTCCCAGACATTCAGGGATTTGTTCCGCAACGAGGTAATCAGGGGAACGGAAGGAATCACCGTTAAGGATCTCACGATTCTGTTCACCGACCTGAAAGGGTCCACTGACCTTTACGAACGGATCGGGGACCTTCAGGCGTTCAGCCTCATCAATCAGCATTTCGACAGCCTGGGGAAGGTGATCGCCGAGCTGGACGGCGCGATCGTCAAGACCATGGGCGATGCGATCATGGCGGTTTTCATGAGTCCGACATCGGGGCTGGAAGCCGGATTCCGGATGCTGAAGGCAATTAATTTTTTCAACGAACTGCACCAATCCAGGGACCTTATTTTAAAAATCGGCCTTCACCGGGGAGCAACCATCGCAATCACATCCAACGACCGGCTGGATTATTTCGGGCAGACCGTCAATATCGCGTCCCGCGTTCAAAGCCTTGCCGAGGCGGACGAGATTTATATAACAAAGGATATTCACGAGTATCCGGGCATACCCGACATGCTGCGCGACAAGCAGGTCTATCCCCAGGATGCGCAGCTTAAAGGAATCCAGCGGAAGGTCAAGGTATACAAGATCCGGGTTTAAACCAGCACCTTCAAGAACGATTCCTCGATTTCTTGTAATCGTACCCCGGATCGTACTCTATAGAGCCGAAAAGTCCTGTTATTTCCTCCTGCTTCCTTCTTGAAATGAATTCCTTCAAGGCAAGGTTCACCGTGTCCTTTTTGGTTTTCAGTCCGCCCACCTTCTGGGCCTGAACAAGCAATTTATCGTCAATCGCGAGGTTGGTTGCCATGTCACACCTCCATGTATAACAATCTACACATGGAGGTGTGTGAAGTTAACAGGAATATTGTATTTTCGCCCTTCGGCTCCGCTCAGGGGGCACCCTCGACTTCGCTCAGGGTGCGGTGCTTGACCCGGATGAAGCATCCCTTCCCCCGCCGCTCGTTGAGCGGAGTCGAAACGAGCGGAGCCGAAACGAGCGATGACGAAAAATGTAACTTTTCTTCGAAAATAAGCCCATCCGGGCTATTTTTATTGACATAATAACATAGTCTGGAAAATGTCATTTTTCTTAAAGCCTACGAAGATTGGAAGGTATACATGAACAGGTCCCCGCGCCGCGCGGCACGCTCATTGCGATTGCTGGCATTTACCGCTGCATTACTCGCGTGCATCGCTACGCTCCCGGCGGGGGCACAGCTCCAGGAACCGGCTGAGCCCGTGAAGGCGGAACAGGGCGGCTTCCTCCAGCTCACCTGGCTCGACCTCGCCTTCACCAATCACTACCCGGTCCCGAACACCCGCTTCGCCGATTTCAGCGACTATAACCTGGGCGGCGAGATACGGCTCAACTTCATGCCGCTGGGCATCAAGCCCCTGTGGCTTTCCGCGAATTTCATGGCGGACTGGAACAAGACGAACTCGAAGCGGCTCGATTCGATCGTCGACCTTGCCGCGTCGCTGGGCGCGGGGTGGCGCTTTCCGCTGGTCGACCGGTTCTATTTCACGCCCCGGATATCGTACGGCTTCATGCTCCACTGGACCTACGGCGACTACTACAACGATCCTTCCATTTACCCGGGCGATCCGCGCGCGGGGAAGAAGGACACGCACTTTTTTTCCGATACGTATTTCCAGTACGAGGCGGAGTTCGCGTACGATATCAGTCCTTCGGACCGGCATTACGAGAGCGAGGTGTTCCTCGCGCCCAGCTTCATCCATTTCGCCGAGAAGCACCGCCAGGGCCTGGAGGCCGGCTACCTGCTCGGCGTGAGGATGAAGTTCCATCCGTCGGACGTTCGCGTATCGGCCCCCGCGCGCTTCTCGATCCTTGCCGGGAAGGTGATCGACGAGGAGACGGGCGAGACGCTCGCGGACGCGGTCCCGTTAGTCGAAAGAGGGCACGCGACGAAAACGGCAATATCGGACGGGGAGACCTTCGCCTGGAACGTGACGCCGGACACGGAGTATTTCCTCAAGGCGGAAAAGGAAGGATATGATCCGCTGATACACGAGGTCCCGGGCAAGACCCTCCTGCCCGACAAGAGGACCATCGTCGTGCTCGCGATGAAGAGAACGAAGGTCTGGGGCGTGTATGGGCACGTGTTCGACAAGGACTCGAACGCCCCGCTCAAGGGCGTCGATATCGCCATTACCGATAGCGCCGATAAAAAGCAGAAAACCTCCACCGATAAAAACGGCGACTTCCGCTGGGAGCTCAGGGCCGAAACCGACTACGAGCTCGTACTCAGGAAAAAGGACTACTTCACGATATCGAGCGATTTTTCCACGAAGGGGAAGAAGCCCGGCTGGTACGACGTGAAGAACTTCATGCGGACCGAGTTCCAGAAGGCGGTGATCGGCGCGACCGTGGAGTTCGGGAACATCCTCTTCGATTCCGGCAGCGCCGATATTCGACCCGAGAGCACGCCGGTCCTCGACAAGATGGTGCGCTTTTTAAGGGACAACCCGAAGATCCTCGTGGAGCTGGGCGCGCACACCGACTCGATGGGCGACGCCGAATCGAACCTCACGCTCTCGCAGGCGCGCGCCCAGAGCGCGATGGAATACATGATCGCGAAGGGCATACCCGCGTCGCGCATCACCGCGATGGGCTATGGTGAGACGAAGCTCAAGAATCGCTGCGCCGACGGCGTCGACTGCACGCCCGAAGAGCACCAGGAAAACCGGAGAACCGAGCTCCGGGTGAAAGACATACTGCCGGAATAGCGTTATGAAGGAAAACGAATACAGGATGACACGCACACAGGAGCCCGTAAACACTATGAAGATATCGATACTTGCCCTCTGCCTCGCATTCATGGCCGTGACGTTCACGGGCTGCAGCGGCATGCTGGATGTCCCCGGCGACGCACCCGGGCTCAACGTGTCCTCTTCCACGGGGGGATACTCCGTCGCGGAGCACGACGGGACGCTCGACCTGAACGTCACGCTCAACAGCAGGCCGTCGGCCGACGTCACCATACCGGTGAGCATCAACGACACGACCGAGGCCGAGACCCGCGAGGCGCAGTTGGTATTCACGCCCGCGAACTGGAGCACCGCGCAGGTCCTTCATATAGACGGCAACGATGAGTGGATCACCGACGGCAACCAGAATGTTTCGCTCGTCTTTGGCACCTTCGTGAGCGACGACCCCGGCTACGCCGGGCTCGTCAAGCCCTCGATGGGCATCACCGTCATCGACGACGAGACCGACAGCATCGTCGTCTCGCCCGTGACCGGCCTCACGACGACCGAGGCCGCGGGCGCCGGCCACACGGCGACCTTCACGGTGGTCCTCTCCAGCAATCCGACCGCCAACGTGGTCATTACCCTGACCAGCAGCGATACCACCGAGGGGACGGTAAGTCCCGGCACGCTCACCTTTACGCCCGACGATTCCGCGCGCGTCCCGCAGACCGTGACGATCACCGGGGCGGACGACATCATCTACGACCGTGACGTAAATTACACTATTCAGCTCGCGAACGCCGTGAGCGCCGATGCGCATTACAGCGGCATGGCGGTCTCATCGGTCGCGGTGACCACTATCGACGACGAGCTTCCCGCAGTGGTCGTGACGCCCACGACGCTCACCCTCGCCGAGGATGGCGCCTCGGGCACCTTCGCCGTGAGGCTCCTGAATGTCCCGACCGGGGACGTGACCATCCCCCTTACCCTGAGCGATCCGGCGACAACCAGGATGGGCATCGACAAGACCTCACTCACCTTCACCCCTGGCAACTACAACGTCGACCAAGTCGTCACGGTCGACCCGGCGGCAAACGCCTATGACGACGGACCCGTCACGGTCGTCGTCCAGCTTGGCGCGGCTGCGGGCTACAACGATTTCGACCCGGACGACGTTACCGTGAACATCACCGACAACGACACGGTGGGCATGACCGTGTCCTCTTTAAGCAGGCCAACAACTGAGGACGGACAGGACGCGACGTTTACGGTGAGGCTATCGAGCCGGCCCACGGACGACGTCGTCATCGCCGTGAACGAGAAGTATGATGCCGCGAACAACCTGAACCAGGAGGGGACCGTCGATACGACCTCGCTCACCTTCACCCCGTTGAACTGGAGTTCGAACCAGACCGTACGCGTGACAGGAATTAACGACGACATTCTTGACGGCAACATCCAGTACCGGATACAGCTTCACGTCACGAGCAGCAATGACGCGGCCTACCTTGGGCTCGCCCAGCGTCTCGTCACGGTCATCAACAACGACAACGACTTCATTGGCTTCCAGGTGGTCGCGAACGGCGTCACGACGAACACCGGGGCGTCGGCCGTGACCTTCACCGGCTTCGCGACGGACGACGCGGGGAACCTGGGCTACGATTACGCGAATTTCACGATACGTCCCGGTTCCGAGCCCACGGCGAACATTACGCTCACGCTCGCGCTCAACGCGACGGGTACCACGTACCAGGACGGCACGCTCAACACGACGACGCTGCTCTTCACGCCCTTGAACTGGAAGGTCACGCAGACCGTCCAGGTGACGGGCCATTCCGACGGCACGAACGAGGGCGGCCACGACTATGCGGTCACCGTGAGCATCGCGACGGCGGACACGTATTACAGCAACCCGAGCTACGTGAAGGCGCCGTCGTTCACGATCTTCAGCTCGGACAACGACGTGAACAATGAGATCGCGTATTGCCGGAAGTCCGGCGGGTTCGGTACGTCGGAAGGCGGGGGCAAGGCGTACTTCTGGCTCATCACGAAGGACCCGGTCGCGCTGTCCGACGACGAGCCCGTCGCGCTTGAAAGCACGGACACATCGGAAGGCACCGTGACGGCGAACGTCACGATCACGAGCGCGAACTGGGACAGGCTTGAGGACGCGGACTCCAACCGGGCCGCGGTCACGGGCGTGGACGATGCGGACGTGGACGGGAGCGTGCTGTACACGATCGACATCCATCAATCGACGGGCCCGCTCGCGTACGAGGCGCCCGATGTTGCGCTCCGCAATTCCGACAACGAGCAGGTGATTATCGTCGGGAACGCCGTGGGGAGCACGACCGAGAACGGCGGGACGGCTACCTTTGGCGTCAAGCTGGGAATCCAGCCGACCGACAACGTCAGCTTCACGATCGCGATTAAAACCGGAAGCACCGAGGGCGAAAGCCTGGACGTATCGGACCTCACCTTCACGAACGCAAACTGGAGCGACTGGCAGACGATCACGATCACCGGCAAGGACGACCACCAGGTGGACGGGAACGCCGCAAGCTACGTCTCGTTTGGGCCGATATCGACGGCCGACCTGAGGATAGACGGGTACCAGCACCCGGATGTCGCGCCGGTGGTGAACATCGACAACGACAAGCTCATCTATGTCACGAACGCGACGTACTACGG
This genomic interval carries:
- a CDS encoding AMP-dependent synthetase, encoding MSSARPWTKFYGNVPKSIDYPKVTMYEVVRMTAERRPESIAYDFLGLTSTYRKFIGEIDRCAAALAKMGLKKGDRITISMPTSPQGVICFYAANKLGAIASMIHPLSTVAEIEFYIQVSKSRFALTLDAFYGKFKSAMKNAPLDALILTKLPDYLPALKGIGFKLTMGRKIPKVPADPKVRWFADLMKEKLPNVPASDMKTDDMAVILYSGGTTGKPKGIMLSNYNFIAEGLQCANWVGLDQDASILAILPIFHGFGLGVCVNSSFMGGGKCIMIPQFTAEQVASLIKKKKPSFVVGVPTLFEALNNNPKFHKTDLSCLRGCFSGADSLPRVVKERFEEVVRGGGGGNVKLLEGYGLTEAVTGIMAMPLMEYRENSIGVPFPDMDAKIVKAGTMDEVPAGEEGEICLKGPAVMLGYLDQPEETAEVLRKHADGDVWLHTGDLGSMDADGFFYFRLRQKRMIKSSGMNVYPSQVEAEIYKHPAVKMACVIGVPDREQIERVKAFVVLKDPSQETKEMEQEIIKHCQKTIIKWSCPREVEFRKDLPLTLVGKVAFKQIEDQEIARLKAEGKFTGNK
- a CDS encoding DUF1554 domain-containing protein, which produces MKENEYRMTRTQEPVNTMKISILALCLAFMAVTFTGCSGMLDVPGDAPGLNVSSSTGGYSVAEHDGTLDLNVTLNSRPSADVTIPVSINDTTEAETREAQLVFTPANWSTAQVLHIDGNDEWITDGNQNVSLVFGTFVSDDPGYAGLVKPSMGITVIDDETDSIVVSPVTGLTTTEAAGAGHTATFTVVLSSNPTANVVITLTSSDTTEGTVSPGTLTFTPDDSARVPQTVTITGADDIIYDRDVNYTIQLANAVSADAHYSGMAVSSVAVTTIDDELPAVVVTPTTLTLAEDGASGTFAVRLLNVPTGDVTIPLTLSDPATTRMGIDKTSLTFTPGNYNVDQVVTVDPAANAYDDGPVTVVVQLGAAAGYNDFDPDDVTVNITDNDTVGMTVSSLSRPTTEDGQDATFTVRLSSRPTDDVVIAVNEKYDAANNLNQEGTVDTTSLTFTPLNWSSNQTVRVTGINDDILDGNIQYRIQLHVTSSNDAAYLGLAQRLVTVINNDNDFIGFQVVANGVTTNTGASAVTFTGFATDDAGNLGYDYANFTIRPGSEPTANITLTLALNATGTTYQDGTLNTTTLLFTPLNWKVTQTVQVTGHSDGTNEGGHDYAVTVSIATADTYYSNPSYVKAPSFTIFSSDNDVNNEIAYCRKSGGFGTSEGGGKAYFWLITKDPVALSDDEPVALESTDTSEGTVTANVTITSANWDRLEDADSNRAAVTGVDDADVDGSVLYTIDIHQSTGPLAYEAPDVALRNSDNEQVIIVGNAVGSTTENGGTATFGVKLGIQPTDNVSFTIAIKTGSTEGESLDVSDLTFTNANWSDWQTITITGKDDHQVDGNAASYVSFGPISTADLRIDGYQHPDVAPVVNIDNDKLIYVTNATYYGNLNGGIAEADGNCNLLAETNKPTDLPGATFLSLMVDGTTRIATTDGSTDAGQTNWVLLPNTEYYLKSGSKPYTQNIFTTNEYGLPSGALLVPFTTNAGDTFWTGLNADWTTSTDTCGGWTLDLTQGRYGSGNKTDANAISAGSASNGVVKKIIAVQQ
- a CDS encoding IclR family transcriptional regulator, yielding MTTKKKPAKQKARGNGQKLIQSIERAVDILALFIAEKNSIGITEFAQKMKLPKTTIQGIVQTLAALHMLERDPASAKYRLGPMLFQLGMKYATNLDFVNITRGWVERLCYQYRQPVNVGMMVGDRVILVLRVEPENRFMVFPQVGSVLPAHSTSIGKMLLAHIDDARREELLRDYRFEGLTLNTITDRTSFIRELERVRSEGVSFDDQENIMGLSGVGAPLYNHTGQVVAAFALTGDTAVINEKRADIIDTIKSISKIVSDQLGYTAG
- a CDS encoding type II toxin-antitoxin system VapB family antitoxin, which translates into the protein MATNLAIDDKLLVQAQKVGGLKTKKDTVNLALKEFISRRKQEEITGLFGSIEYDPGYDYKKSRNRS
- a CDS encoding 2-hydroxyacyl-CoA dehydratase: MQMEAIFNKVVNDPYAYAKDWKARTGGKVVGYFCSYAPEEIIHAAGALPFRIFGTGKNITLADAHLQAYSCSLVRGGLEEALDGSLSFLEGTVFPHTCDSIQRLSDIWRLNTKFKFHLDVVLPVKLTTDSARDYMKDVMHKFRRDLEKAMGVTITDEKLAASVKLYNAIRARLKEIYELRSGAPWAISGAAMYAVIKAGMMMDRADFLAALEKLAAEVRTKAAAAGKAPKRVMLAGGICNHPNFYGIIEEYGAAVVWDELCTGTRSFEGAIGESAPAVDAIAKRYLDRVVCPAKHNGNTARADNLVSLVKEKKAQGVLFIYLKFCDPQCFDYPYMKEALDKAGVPSMLYEVEEQPQAEGQIRTRFETFIDML
- a CDS encoding adenylate/guanylate cyclase domain-containing protein, giving the protein MGINEALLDQKLAELEKSRAWSPRLVSKLESLIRSPDEEQLFRINPLQFAKERNISESESIDLFLHASNSGLFQINWELVCPQCGDHINSFSHLQSLDTQFFCQLCSLKSEASMDDFIQVNFTISESIRPIAFHFPEKLSLEDLWAKARFSREGHYPDGARFGESVFRTARGHGYIEPGTSAAFDIELESGGLFAHDLLMNKGFFIPVGDARSAAPQHLSVLYHDGDYVIDQTQLSSGPSIVRVENPSTDRCSLAFFNIANDTVKQPIVFDPFLTGKRLLTSQTFRDLFRNEVIRGTEGITVKDLTILFTDLKGSTDLYERIGDLQAFSLINQHFDSLGKVIAELDGAIVKTMGDAIMAVFMSPTSGLEAGFRMLKAINFFNELHQSRDLILKIGLHRGATIAITSNDRLDYFGQTVNIASRVQSLAEADEIYITKDIHEYPGIPDMLRDKQVYPQDAQLKGIQRKVKVYKIRV